The following are encoded together in the Actinoplanes sp. N902-109 genome:
- a CDS encoding sulfotransferase, translating into MPSDRPIIVVGCPRSGTTMLQLMLHAHPRIAIPPETRFVLAAYRERRDFGDLREPANREALARRIADRRETRFCDLGLDRDAAVARMTAADGTLGSVLGTVFQMYAERFGKPRWGDKRPAYLHNIDLLLRLFPDAQFVNIVRDGRDCVASLKEMSWHRKDIYATVAAWARAVDDARRAARRLGPAQWFEFRYEDLVADPHGKLTELCGYLGEDYDPAMAEPSAVAEVAVPSFKTWHSRTHTPVTSERVRSWQTRLTTEEIALCEAALGSRLVANGYELSGTSRPAPAQLLRYGWTAAPQRLEPARRTLSRAASRLRRDQDLAHPPTTVVSPRRSTDASGRVDAGPR; encoded by the coding sequence GTGCCCAGCGACCGCCCGATCATCGTCGTCGGTTGCCCCCGCTCGGGCACCACGATGCTTCAGCTCATGCTGCACGCCCACCCCCGCATCGCGATCCCGCCGGAAACCCGGTTCGTGCTGGCGGCCTATCGCGAGCGGCGCGACTTCGGCGACCTGCGCGAGCCGGCCAACCGCGAGGCCCTGGCCCGGCGGATCGCCGACCGGCGCGAAACCCGCTTCTGCGACCTCGGCCTCGACCGCGACGCCGCGGTGGCCCGGATGACCGCCGCGGACGGCACGCTCGGCTCGGTGCTCGGCACGGTCTTCCAGATGTACGCCGAACGGTTCGGCAAGCCGCGCTGGGGCGACAAGCGACCGGCCTACCTGCACAACATCGACCTGCTGCTGCGGCTCTTCCCGGACGCCCAGTTCGTCAACATCGTCCGCGACGGGCGCGACTGCGTGGCCTCGCTCAAGGAGATGTCCTGGCACCGCAAGGACATCTACGCCACCGTGGCCGCCTGGGCCCGCGCGGTCGACGACGCCCGCCGCGCCGCCCGCAGGCTCGGCCCGGCGCAGTGGTTCGAGTTCCGCTACGAAGACCTGGTCGCCGACCCGCACGGCAAGCTCACCGAGCTGTGCGGCTATCTCGGCGAGGACTACGACCCGGCGATGGCGGAACCCTCAGCCGTCGCGGAGGTCGCGGTGCCGTCGTTCAAGACGTGGCATTCCCGTACGCACACCCCGGTCACCAGCGAGCGCGTGCGCAGCTGGCAGACCCGGCTGACCACGGAGGAGATCGCCCTCTGCGAAGCGGCCCTCGGCAGCCGGCTGGTCGCCAACGGCTACGAGCTGTCCGGCACCTCCCGGCCGGCCCCGGCGCAACTCCTCCGCTACGGCTGGACGGCCGCCCCGCAACGCCTCGAACCGGCCCGCCGTACCCTCAGCCGGGCCGCCAGCCGCCTGCGCCGCGACCAGGACCTGGCCCACCCGCCCACCACGGTCGTCTCGCCCCGCCGCTCCACCGACGCCAGCGGCCGCGTCGACGCCGGCCCACGCTGA
- a CDS encoding flagellar biosynthesis protein FlhA, with the protein MKNRNLSKFAVPLGVIGIIVMMVVPLPTFLLDLLIALNITVALMVLLTSMFVQRPLDFSVFPALLLVLTLFRLALNISATRLVLRDGDAGKVIHAFGDFVVGGSLVIGLVIFLILIIVQMVVVTKGAERVAEVGARFTLDAMPGKQMAIDADLNAGLIDEAEAKKRRAEVAAEADFYGAMDGGSKFVKGDAIAAIIITVINLVGGFAVGMLQQGLSPADSMNQYSLLTVGDGLVSQIPALLLSVSTGLITTRSATSGDMGSSVTAQLGQNKLALRIAGGAALGLCVIPGLPKVPFLVIGAAVLIIAQRIKDPVPEDLAAAVPEIERPAPDSPEQLLGEMRVDPLELALSPDLVDLVDTNGGDLLDRVRALRRKMALELGIVMPPVRTRDDLDLPLSSYAIRISGVDAGTGQAPPGTVLAIGDGLQALPGRAGVEPVFGLAGKWVPAELHYQAELSGATVVDRASVIITHLAEIVRTNASRLLGREDVRSLTDMVKRTHPVVVEELTPSLLSLGQIQRVLQALLDEGVPIRDLVRIFEALSLRAKVSVDHDGLVEAARAALGPAIAAQYTSQGRLTVITLDPMLEQQLLESLRPSETGAFMAIDGMRAEAIVSEAGRLVEAAEQSGISPVLACSPQLRLPLMRLLRAGSRRVQVLSYSEISGSTAQIETMGVVNGAYAGAA; encoded by the coding sequence GTGAAGAACCGCAACCTCAGCAAGTTCGCCGTACCCCTCGGGGTGATCGGCATCATCGTCATGATGGTCGTGCCACTGCCGACCTTCCTTCTCGACCTGCTGATCGCACTCAACATCACTGTCGCCTTGATGGTGCTGCTGACCTCGATGTTCGTGCAGCGGCCCCTGGACTTCTCGGTCTTCCCCGCCCTGCTGCTGGTGCTGACACTGTTCCGGCTGGCGCTCAACATCAGCGCGACCCGGCTGGTGCTGCGCGACGGTGACGCGGGCAAGGTGATCCACGCCTTCGGCGACTTCGTCGTCGGTGGCTCGCTGGTCATCGGTCTGGTGATCTTCCTGATCCTGATCATCGTGCAGATGGTCGTGGTCACCAAGGGTGCCGAGCGCGTCGCCGAGGTCGGTGCCCGGTTCACCCTCGACGCCATGCCGGGCAAGCAGATGGCGATCGACGCCGACCTCAACGCCGGGCTGATCGACGAGGCCGAGGCGAAGAAGCGCCGCGCGGAGGTCGCCGCGGAGGCCGACTTCTACGGCGCGATGGACGGTGGCTCCAAGTTCGTCAAGGGCGACGCGATCGCGGCCATCATCATCACGGTCATCAACCTGGTCGGTGGCTTCGCGGTCGGCATGCTCCAGCAGGGCCTGTCCCCGGCGGACTCGATGAACCAGTACAGCCTGCTGACCGTCGGCGACGGCCTGGTCTCGCAGATCCCCGCGCTGCTGCTGTCGGTCTCCACCGGTCTGATCACCACGCGCTCGGCCACCTCCGGCGACATGGGCAGCAGCGTCACCGCCCAGCTCGGCCAGAACAAGCTGGCCCTGCGGATCGCCGGTGGCGCCGCGCTCGGCCTGTGCGTCATCCCCGGGCTGCCCAAGGTGCCGTTCCTGGTGATCGGCGCGGCCGTGCTGATCATCGCCCAGCGGATCAAGGACCCGGTGCCCGAGGACCTCGCCGCGGCCGTGCCCGAGATCGAGCGGCCCGCCCCGGACTCCCCGGAGCAGCTGCTCGGCGAGATGCGGGTCGACCCGCTGGAGCTCGCGCTCTCCCCGGACCTGGTCGACCTGGTCGACACCAACGGCGGGGACCTGCTCGACCGGGTCCGCGCGCTGCGCCGCAAGATGGCCCTCGAACTGGGCATCGTCATGCCGCCCGTGCGCACCCGGGACGATCTGGACCTGCCGCTCTCCTCGTACGCGATCCGCATCTCCGGGGTGGACGCCGGCACCGGCCAGGCACCCCCGGGCACCGTCCTCGCCATCGGCGACGGCCTGCAGGCCCTGCCCGGGCGCGCGGGCGTGGAGCCGGTGTTCGGCCTGGCCGGCAAGTGGGTCCCGGCGGAACTGCACTACCAGGCGGAGCTGTCCGGCGCGACGGTCGTCGACCGGGCCTCGGTGATCATCACCCACCTGGCCGAGATCGTCCGGACCAACGCCAGCCGGCTGCTCGGCCGCGAGGACGTGCGCTCGCTGACCGACATGGTCAAGCGCACCCACCCGGTGGTGGTCGAGGAGCTCACCCCGAGCCTGCTCAGCCTCGGCCAGATCCAGCGGGTGCTGCAGGCCCTGCTCGACGAGGGTGTGCCGATCCGCGACCTGGTGCGCATCTTCGAGGCGCTGTCGCTGCGGGCCAAGGTCTCGGTCGACCACGACGGGCTGGTCGAGGCGGCCCGGGCCGCGCTGGGCCCGGCCATCGCCGCCCAGTACACCAGCCAGGGCCGGCTCACCGTGATCACCCTCGACCCGATGCTGGAGCAGCAGCTGCTCGAGTCGCTGCGGCCCAGCGAGACCGGCGCGTTCATGGCGATCGACGGCATGCGCGCCGAGGCGATCGTCAGCGAGGCGGGCCGGCTCGTCGAGGCCGCCGAGCAGTCCGGGATCTCCCCGGTGCTGGCCTGCTCCCCGCAGCTGCGGCTGCCACTCATGCGTCTCCTGCGCGCCGGCTCACGCCGCGTGCAGGTGCTGTCCTACTCAGAGATCTCTGGTTCCACCGCACAGATAGAAACCATGGGGGTGGTGAACGGTGCCTACGCGGGTGCTGCTTGA
- the fliN gene encoding flagellar motor switch protein FliN, translating into MTAPTITEPQLALVRTAAEAALAVLPTSRQLTVGAPVTASGGMLATGQAITARFSGAATGEVVVVVGQDLADALKESPLGELDLTAAVRPALEAASRVFGPTVLDPGQLMEPEVALSAIAAKENAVAVPLLDAGEVRAVLALALSPWPAEGGGGVATRAGSAAAPLRGGLDMLHDVEMEVSAELGRTRMSVRELLSLIPGAIVELDRAAGSPADLLVNGRLVARGEVVVIDENFGIRITEIVTPGSERE; encoded by the coding sequence ATGACCGCGCCAACGATCACCGAGCCGCAGCTCGCGCTGGTCCGCACCGCCGCGGAGGCGGCCCTGGCCGTGCTGCCCACCAGCCGGCAGCTGACCGTGGGGGCCCCGGTCACGGCGTCCGGCGGGATGCTGGCCACCGGACAGGCGATCACCGCGAGGTTCAGCGGGGCAGCTACCGGCGAAGTCGTCGTCGTGGTCGGTCAGGATCTGGCCGACGCGCTGAAGGAGAGCCCGCTCGGCGAGCTCGACCTGACCGCCGCGGTGCGCCCGGCGCTGGAGGCCGCGTCCCGGGTGTTCGGGCCCACCGTGCTCGACCCCGGCCAGCTCATGGAGCCGGAGGTGGCGCTGAGCGCGATCGCCGCCAAGGAAAACGCGGTGGCCGTTCCGTTGCTGGACGCGGGCGAGGTGCGGGCCGTACTGGCGCTGGCGCTGAGCCCCTGGCCGGCCGAGGGCGGGGGCGGGGTGGCCACCCGGGCCGGTTCCGCGGCGGCACCGCTGCGCGGCGGTCTCGACATGCTGCACGACGTCGAGATGGAGGTCTCCGCCGAGCTGGGCCGCACCCGGATGAGCGTGCGCGAGCTGCTGTCGCTGATCCCGGGCGCCATCGTCGAGCTCGACCGGGCCGCCGGCAGCCCGGCCGACCTGCTGGTCAACGGTCGTCTGGTGGCCCGCGGCGAGGTGGTCGTGATCGACGAGAACTTCGGCATCCGGATCACCGAGATCGTCACCCCCGGCAGCGAACGGGAGTAG
- the fliL gene encoding flagellar basal body-associated protein FliL, which yields MAKDEKDAAAEAPKKSKKMLFIIIAAVVLLGGGGAGAYFMFFKSSAADAAPKEPEKGVIAAMENAITINLADGHYLKLGFALQETADAGTETVDLSEATDLAIDQYTGMTVAELSTEKGRQEAKEELLKKIEKAYEEEKDKKQIIMDIYFTQFVTQ from the coding sequence ATGGCCAAGGACGAGAAGGACGCAGCGGCGGAAGCGCCGAAGAAGTCCAAGAAGATGCTGTTCATCATCATCGCGGCCGTCGTGCTGCTCGGTGGTGGCGGCGCGGGCGCGTATTTCATGTTCTTCAAGAGCAGCGCGGCCGACGCCGCGCCGAAGGAGCCCGAGAAGGGCGTCATCGCCGCGATGGAGAACGCGATCACCATCAACCTGGCCGACGGTCACTACCTCAAGCTGGGCTTCGCCCTGCAGGAGACCGCCGACGCCGGCACCGAGACCGTCGACCTCAGCGAGGCCACCGACCTGGCGATCGACCAGTACACCGGGATGACCGTCGCCGAGCTCTCCACCGAGAAGGGCCGCCAGGAGGCCAAGGAGGAGCTGCTCAAGAAGATCGAGAAGGCGTACGAGGAGGAGAAGGACAAGAAGCAGATCATCATGGACATCTACTTCACCCAGTTCGTCACCCAGTGA
- a CDS encoding chemotaxis protein CheX: MSVETVVTEDDLAEMVEQVWASYLDPEGVNPLIPTGDDKQTSEVHSTVSITGTWHGHLVYASSTLAARKAAAAFLAMEVEEVGQEDISDVLGELANIVGGNVKAMLPAGCFLSLPTVVMAPDTASYYPAAERISGLWGVWDGEPISISMWQSVKQGETA, encoded by the coding sequence ATGAGCGTCGAAACCGTGGTGACCGAGGACGACCTTGCCGAAATGGTGGAACAGGTCTGGGCTTCCTACCTCGACCCCGAGGGAGTCAACCCGCTGATCCCCACCGGCGACGACAAGCAGACCTCCGAGGTGCACTCGACGGTGTCGATCACCGGCACCTGGCACGGTCACCTTGTCTACGCCTCCTCGACCCTGGCAGCGCGCAAGGCGGCGGCTGCGTTCCTGGCGATGGAGGTGGAGGAGGTCGGCCAGGAGGACATCTCCGACGTTCTCGGTGAACTGGCCAACATCGTCGGCGGCAACGTGAAGGCCATGCTGCCGGCGGGTTGTTTCTTGTCGCTCCCGACTGTGGTCATGGCACCCGACACGGCCTCGTACTACCCGGCCGCCGAGCGGATCAGTGGCCTCTGGGGCGTCTGGGACGGCGAGCCGATTTCCATCTCGATGTGGCAGAGCGTGAAGCAGGGGGAAACCGCATGA
- the fliR gene encoding flagellar biosynthetic protein FliR: MNWDVPIGQLIAIFLGAARAGAWLMLSPPFNSRLIPAQVKVLLSVGIALPMAPYLTSAVPTIETSAIIAATALQIFVGAALGFVTFLFFAAVQAAGDLLDVFGGFTLAAAYDPLSQNQSSVFGRYYNLVAVTLLFASDGHQLILRGFMESYKTLPLDASFSMETFNRLLTEGVGQMFVAALQIAGPLIAVLFLTDVAFGLLNRVAPALNAFQLGFPAKIFLVLTLSGTAIAILPQALDGLVDKAVNAVVHLSGGG; encoded by the coding sequence ATGAACTGGGACGTCCCGATCGGGCAGCTGATCGCGATCTTCCTCGGGGCGGCGCGGGCCGGCGCCTGGCTGATGCTGAGCCCGCCGTTCAACTCCCGGCTGATCCCGGCGCAGGTGAAGGTGCTGCTGTCGGTCGGGATCGCGCTGCCGATGGCGCCGTACCTGACCTCGGCGGTGCCGACGATCGAGACGTCGGCCATCATCGCCGCGACCGCCCTGCAGATCTTCGTCGGCGCGGCGCTGGGGTTCGTGACGTTCCTGTTCTTCGCCGCGGTGCAGGCGGCCGGTGACCTGCTCGACGTGTTCGGCGGCTTCACCCTGGCCGCCGCGTACGACCCGCTGTCGCAGAACCAGAGCTCGGTGTTCGGCCGCTACTACAACCTGGTCGCGGTCACGCTGCTGTTCGCCAGCGACGGCCACCAGCTGATCCTGCGCGGGTTCATGGAGTCGTACAAGACGCTGCCGCTGGACGCCAGTTTCTCGATGGAGACGTTCAACCGGCTGCTGACCGAGGGGGTCGGGCAGATGTTCGTGGCGGCGCTGCAGATCGCCGGGCCGCTGATCGCCGTGCTGTTCCTCACCGACGTGGCCTTCGGTCTGCTCAACCGGGTGGCGCCCGCGCTCAACGCGTTCCAGCTGGGGTTCCCGGCCAAGATCTTCCTGGTGCTGACGCTGTCCGGTACGGCGATCGCCATCCTGCCGCAGGCGCTCGACGGGCTGGTCGACAAGGCGGTCAACGCGGTCGTCCACCTCAGCGGCGGGGGGTGA
- a CDS encoding response regulator, whose product MVIDDSRAMRMILKRIVAKLNFEAVEAGDGQEALDLLATMTEVPELALIDWNMPNMNGLEFVTKVRAESRLREMTLVMVTTESEQSQIVRALAAGAHEYVIKPFTEGAMIEKLALLGLVPTGANS is encoded by the coding sequence ATGGTGATCGACGATTCCCGAGCGATGCGGATGATTCTCAAGCGCATCGTCGCCAAGCTGAACTTCGAGGCGGTGGAGGCGGGTGACGGCCAGGAGGCCCTCGACCTGCTCGCCACCATGACCGAGGTGCCCGAGCTGGCCCTCATCGACTGGAACATGCCCAACATGAACGGGCTCGAGTTCGTCACCAAGGTCCGCGCGGAGTCGCGGCTGCGGGAGATGACGCTGGTCATGGTGACCACTGAGAGCGAACAGAGCCAGATCGTCCGGGCGCTCGCCGCGGGTGCCCATGAATACGTGATCAAGCCTTTCACCGAAGGGGCGATGATCGAGAAGCTGGCCCTGCTGGGCCTGGTACCGACCGGAGCGAACTCATGA
- a CDS encoding flagellar biosynthesis protein FlhB, translating into MSGEKTEQPTPQKLKKAKQEGQIGRSQDVGAWFGMLAASIMLPRTLKSAMQQSQELMAKLPDVIADPDPAVALSILKNGLMSAAWAVLPLAVTMMAVGIAAAGAQGGIRVATKLFMPKFNRLNPLPGFKKMFGPQALWEGSKALIKTGVLAAVLWTTMKDIVPILMTAGRLQIGSLLGVVNDAALSLIRAAAVAGIVMAAADYFVVRRRTNKQLRMTKEEVKQENKNTEGDPHVKGHIRAKQMAMARNRQMADVPTADVVLINPTHVAVALRYEPEKGAPRVIAKGQGAIAQKIRDIATENRITLIQDIALARALEKSVDVGQEIPAEFFGAVAKVLAFVMSLKSKGAAAGTHRNPSPTPAVA; encoded by the coding sequence GTGTCCGGGGAGAAGACCGAGCAACCCACACCGCAGAAACTCAAGAAGGCCAAGCAGGAAGGCCAGATCGGGCGCAGCCAGGATGTCGGCGCCTGGTTCGGGATGCTGGCCGCGAGCATCATGCTGCCGCGCACGCTCAAGTCGGCGATGCAGCAGTCACAGGAACTGATGGCCAAGCTCCCGGATGTGATCGCCGATCCGGACCCGGCGGTGGCGCTGAGCATCCTCAAGAACGGGCTGATGAGCGCGGCGTGGGCGGTGCTGCCGCTGGCGGTGACCATGATGGCGGTGGGCATCGCGGCGGCCGGGGCGCAGGGCGGCATCCGGGTCGCCACCAAGCTGTTCATGCCCAAGTTCAACCGGCTCAACCCGTTGCCCGGCTTCAAGAAGATGTTCGGCCCGCAGGCGCTGTGGGAGGGCTCCAAGGCGCTGATCAAGACCGGCGTGCTGGCCGCGGTGCTGTGGACCACGATGAAGGACATCGTGCCCATCCTGATGACGGCGGGCCGGTTGCAGATCGGCTCGCTGCTCGGGGTGGTCAACGACGCCGCCCTGTCGCTGATCCGGGCGGCCGCGGTGGCGGGCATCGTGATGGCCGCCGCCGACTACTTCGTCGTACGCCGGCGCACCAACAAGCAGTTGCGCATGACCAAGGAAGAGGTCAAGCAGGAGAACAAGAACACCGAGGGTGACCCGCACGTCAAGGGGCACATCCGGGCCAAGCAGATGGCGATGGCCCGCAACCGGCAGATGGCCGACGTGCCGACCGCCGACGTGGTGCTGATCAACCCGACGCACGTGGCGGTGGCGCTGCGGTACGAACCGGAGAAGGGCGCGCCCCGGGTGATCGCCAAGGGTCAGGGGGCGATCGCCCAGAAGATCCGCGATATCGCGACGGAGAACCGGATCACGCTGATCCAGGACATCGCGCTGGCCCGGGCGCTGGAGAAGAGCGTGGACGTCGGGCAGGAGATCCCGGCCGAGTTCTTCGGCGCGGTGGCCAAGGTGCTGGCGTTCGTGATGAGCCTGAAGTCGAAGGGAGCGGCGGCCGGAACGCACCGCAACCCCAGCCCCACCCCAGCTGTCGCGTAA
- a CDS encoding protein-glutamate O-methyltransferase CheR: MTLSQADFEFVSTLVRREAAIVLAPGKEYLVEARLIPVARQVGAAGVAEFLANLQRKPNPADQRRIIDALTTNETSWFRDREPFTALTDVVLPELIKSRGSARKVRLWSAASSSGQEAYSLAITLQEALPTGWSYEIMGSDISTEMIKRAEAAEYSQVEVNRGLPASQLVQYFERAGAHWRIAPHLRRNVSFKHMNLTAPLPAMPPFDVIFLRNVLIYFDVATKKSVLRNVARLLRPDGWLFLGAAETTIGIDDNYERVAAGRTSAYRVRSAVPAGAVRKG, from the coding sequence ATGACCCTCTCGCAGGCGGACTTCGAGTTCGTGTCCACGCTGGTCCGGCGGGAGGCGGCGATCGTGCTCGCCCCCGGCAAGGAATACCTGGTCGAGGCGCGGCTGATCCCGGTGGCCCGGCAGGTGGGTGCGGCCGGCGTCGCCGAGTTCCTGGCCAACCTCCAGCGCAAGCCCAACCCGGCCGACCAGCGCCGGATCATCGACGCGCTGACCACCAACGAGACGTCGTGGTTCCGCGACCGGGAGCCGTTCACCGCGCTGACCGACGTGGTGCTGCCCGAGCTGATCAAGAGCCGGGGTTCGGCCCGCAAGGTCCGGCTCTGGTCGGCCGCCAGCTCCAGCGGTCAGGAGGCGTACAGCCTGGCCATCACGCTGCAGGAGGCGCTGCCCACCGGGTGGTCGTACGAGATCATGGGCAGTGACATCTCGACCGAGATGATCAAGCGGGCCGAGGCGGCCGAGTACAGCCAGGTCGAGGTCAACCGGGGTCTGCCGGCCAGCCAGCTGGTGCAGTACTTCGAGCGGGCCGGTGCGCACTGGCGGATCGCCCCGCACCTGCGGCGCAACGTGTCGTTCAAGCACATGAACCTCACCGCGCCGCTGCCGGCCATGCCGCCGTTCGACGTGATCTTCCTGCGCAACGTGCTCATCTACTTCGACGTCGCGACGAAGAAGTCGGTGCTGCGCAACGTGGCCCGCCTGCTGCGTCCGGACGGCTGGCTGTTCCTCGGCGCGGCCGAGACGACGATCGGTATCGATGACAACTACGAACGGGTGGCGGCCGGCCGGACCTCTGCCTACCGGGTCCGAAGTGCGGTGCCAGCCGGTGCCGTCAGGAAGGGGTGA
- the fliO gene encoding flagellar biosynthetic protein FliO, with protein sequence MFELVLRIGFSLLVIFGLMWGLARVVRRGGVGRGHGNLVVLNRQALSRGSSIAVVQVADKALVLGVTDAQVSLLGETELGAFEHEGLFHLHHKAPETTEILPHHPGKLDGSVLSPRTWRSAVDFLRDRTARR encoded by the coding sequence TTGTTCGAGCTCGTCCTGCGCATCGGCTTCTCCCTGCTGGTCATCTTCGGCCTGATGTGGGGGCTGGCCCGGGTGGTCCGGCGCGGGGGTGTCGGGCGTGGCCACGGCAACCTCGTGGTGCTCAACCGGCAGGCGCTGAGCCGCGGCTCGTCGATCGCGGTGGTGCAGGTGGCCGACAAGGCGCTCGTGCTCGGCGTCACGGACGCGCAGGTCAGCCTGCTCGGCGAGACCGAGCTCGGGGCGTTCGAGCACGAGGGCCTGTTCCACCTGCACCACAAGGCTCCGGAGACCACGGAGATCCTGCCCCACCACCCCGGGAAGCTGGACGGGTCGGTGCTGTCCCCGCGCACCTGGCGCTCGGCCGTGGACTTCCTGCGCGACCGGACAGCGAGGCGCTGA
- the fliP gene encoding flagellar type III secretion system pore protein FliP (The bacterial flagellar biogenesis protein FliP forms a type III secretion system (T3SS)-type pore required for flagellar assembly.) has translation MWRRAVIILLLALGGILPAVAAQAAPQPQPAAVQYQVPRAPVPPVAPTVTPSGGSINFTINGTNPDGSKPATSLVIVLGLTLLSVAPAVLLLCTCFTKVFMVLGITRNAMGLTSMPPNQVLAGLALFISLFIMAPVLSQVNEQGVQPYLAGDKTQSQAFKDGVQPLRDFMAKSTREDELQLLIRVSGQQKPANISDVELTTLVPAFVLSELRAAFIIGFVIFIPFLIIDMVVSASLMSLGMMMLPPVTVAMPFKLLLFVLVNGWGLIITALVGSYR, from the coding sequence ATGTGGCGGCGTGCGGTCATCATCCTTTTGCTCGCCCTCGGCGGGATTCTCCCGGCCGTGGCGGCCCAGGCCGCGCCGCAGCCGCAGCCCGCGGCCGTGCAGTACCAGGTGCCCCGGGCACCGGTCCCGCCGGTTGCCCCGACCGTCACGCCGAGCGGCGGGTCCATCAACTTCACCATCAACGGTACGAACCCCGACGGCAGCAAACCCGCCACCTCGCTGGTGATCGTGCTGGGCCTGACCCTGCTCTCGGTCGCGCCCGCGGTGCTGCTGCTGTGCACCTGTTTCACCAAGGTCTTCATGGTGCTCGGGATCACCCGCAACGCCATGGGCCTCACCAGCATGCCGCCCAACCAGGTGCTCGCCGGGCTGGCCCTGTTCATCAGCCTGTTCATCATGGCGCCGGTGCTGAGCCAGGTGAACGAGCAGGGCGTGCAGCCCTATCTGGCCGGGGACAAGACCCAGTCGCAGGCGTTCAAGGACGGCGTGCAACCGCTGCGCGACTTCATGGCCAAGAGCACCCGCGAGGACGAACTGCAGCTGCTGATCCGGGTGTCCGGGCAGCAGAAGCCGGCCAACATCAGCGATGTCGAGCTGACCACGCTGGTGCCCGCGTTCGTGCTGTCGGAGCTGCGGGCCGCGTTCATCATCGGGTTCGTCATCTTCATCCCGTTCCTGATCATCGACATGGTGGTCTCGGCCTCGCTGATGTCGCTGGGCATGATGATGCTGCCGCCTGTGACCGTGGCCATGCCGTTCAAGCTGCTGTTGTTCGTGCTCGTCAACGGGTGGGGGCTGATCATCACGGCGCTCGTGGGCTCGTACCGATGA
- a CDS encoding response regulator has protein sequence MKILIADDSRVMRQIVTRTLRQAGFDGHDLVEAADGQEAHDKAQSEQPDLVISDWNMPEMTGIEVLRKLRAEGNQVKFGFVTSECTDEMKSAAESAGSAFFIVKPFTAEQFDEVFSPILG, from the coding sequence ATGAAGATCCTGATCGCGGATGACAGCCGGGTGATGCGGCAGATCGTGACGCGGACGCTGCGCCAGGCCGGCTTCGACGGGCACGACCTGGTCGAGGCGGCCGACGGCCAGGAGGCCCACGACAAGGCCCAGTCGGAGCAGCCGGATCTGGTCATCTCCGACTGGAACATGCCGGAGATGACCGGCATCGAGGTGCTGCGCAAGCTGCGCGCCGAGGGCAACCAGGTCAAGTTCGGCTTCGTCACCTCGGAGTGCACCGATGAGATGAAGAGCGCCGCCGAGAGCGCCGGCTCGGCCTTCTTCATCGTCAAGCCATTCACAGCAGAGCAATTCGACGAGGTCTTCTCTCCTATTTTGGGATGA
- a CDS encoding flagellar motor switch protein FliM, with protein MTTSPTRSPAKMSRRGNAGPTTYDFRKPIKLSREHVRTLQIAFETYARSCGTLLTTRLRTVSSVSLVSIEQLNYDEYVASLGNPTVIAMVSIDPLPGTVLMEIASSAVMTAIDHMLGGPGGSQPERPLTEVEMPLLRGLLERMLGELRYGFETLVDIHPKLRDIEYNAQFLRAHQPGDAVVIASFEMKIGTEECVASVCLPFNTILPVLEKQETIELTPAERMVRETSLRNLTAGLSAAPIDVAVRFQPIRMRTDDIVDLRPGDVVPLGHPTSVPLEVTVNETVFAHAVPGNQGARLACLVVPAPKEEERR; from the coding sequence GTGACCACGTCTCCGACCCGCTCGCCCGCCAAGATGTCGCGCCGCGGGAACGCCGGCCCGACGACGTACGACTTCCGCAAGCCGATCAAGCTGTCCCGCGAGCACGTGCGGACGCTGCAGATCGCGTTCGAGACGTACGCCCGCAGCTGCGGCACGCTGCTCACCACCCGGCTGCGCACGGTCAGCAGCGTCTCGCTGGTCTCGATCGAGCAGCTGAACTACGACGAGTACGTGGCGTCGCTGGGCAACCCCACCGTGATCGCCATGGTCTCCATCGACCCGCTGCCCGGCACGGTGCTGATGGAGATCGCGTCCTCCGCCGTCATGACCGCCATTGATCACATGCTCGGCGGCCCCGGCGGGTCTCAGCCGGAGCGGCCGCTGACCGAGGTCGAGATGCCGCTGCTGCGCGGGCTGCTCGAGCGGATGCTGGGCGAGCTGCGCTACGGCTTCGAGACGCTGGTGGACATCCACCCCAAGCTCCGGGACATCGAGTACAACGCCCAGTTCCTGCGTGCGCACCAGCCCGGGGATGCGGTGGTGATCGCCTCGTTCGAGATGAAGATCGGCACCGAGGAGTGCGTGGCCAGCGTCTGCCTGCCGTTCAACACCATTCTGCCGGTGCTGGAGAAGCAGGAGACGATCGAGCTGACCCCGGCCGAGCGCATGGTACGCGAAACCAGCCTGCGCAACCTGACGGCTGGACTTTCCGCTGCGCCGATCGATGTAGCTGTCCGATTCCAGCCCATCCGGATGCGTACCGATGACATCGTGGATCTACGCCCCGGCGATGTCGTGCCGCTGGGCCACCCGACCAGCGTGCCGCTCGAGGTGACCGTGAACGAGACCGTTTTCGCTCACGCGGTCCCCGGTAACCAGGGGGCCCGCCTGGCTTGTCTGGTGGTGCCGGCGCCCAAGGAGGAAGAACGTCGATGA